The following are from one region of the Staphylococcus argenteus genome:
- the prfA gene encoding peptide chain release factor 1, translating into MFDQLDIVEERYEQLNELLSDPDVVNDSDKLRKYSKEQADLQKTVDVYRNYKSKKEELTDIEELLNETEDKEEIEMLKEESSGIKAELPNLEEELKILLIPKDPNDEKDVIVEIRAAAGGDEAAIFAGDLMRMYSKYAESEGFKTEIVEASESDHGGYKEISFSVSGNGAYSKLKFENGAHRVQRVPETESGGRIHTSTATVAVLPEVEDVEIEIRNEDLKIDTYRSSGAGGQHVNTTDSAVRITHLPTGVIATSSEKSQIQNREKAMKVLKARLYDMKVQEEQQKYASQRKSAVGTGDRSERIRTYNYPQSRVTDHRIGLTLQKLGQIMEGHLEEIIDALTLSEQTDKLKELNNGEL; encoded by the coding sequence GTGTTTGATCAATTAGATATTGTAGAAGAAAGATACGAACAACTTAATGAATTGTTAAGTGATCCAGATGTAGTAAATGATTCAGATAAATTACGTAAATATTCTAAAGAACAAGCGGATTTGCAAAAAACTGTAGATGTTTATAGAAATTATAAATCTAAAAAAGAAGAATTGACTGATATAGAAGAATTATTAAATGAAACAGAAGATAAAGAAGAAATCGAAATGTTAAAAGAGGAAAGCAGTGGTATTAAAGCGGAACTGCCTAACCTTGAAGAAGAACTTAAAATATTGTTGATTCCAAAAGATCCTAATGACGAAAAAGATGTTATCGTCGAAATTAGAGCTGCTGCAGGTGGAGATGAAGCGGCTATTTTCGCAGGTGACTTAATGCGTATGTATTCTAAGTATGCTGAATCGGAAGGATTTAAAACAGAAATAGTGGAAGCATCTGAAAGTGACCATGGTGGTTATAAAGAAATTAGTTTCTCAGTATCTGGTAATGGTGCATACAGTAAATTAAAATTTGAAAATGGTGCACACCGTGTTCAACGTGTTCCAGAAACTGAATCAGGTGGACGTATTCATACTTCAACAGCAACAGTTGCAGTGTTACCTGAGGTTGAAGATGTAGAAATTGAAATTCGCAATGAAGATTTAAAAATAGATACGTATCGTTCAAGTGGTGCAGGTGGTCAGCACGTCAATACAACTGACTCTGCAGTACGTATTACCCATTTGCCAACAGGCGTAATTGCAACATCTTCTGAGAAATCTCAAATTCAAAACCGTGAAAAAGCGATGAAAGTGTTGAAAGCGCGCCTATATGATATGAAAGTTCAAGAAGAACAACAAAAATATGCTTCTCAACGTAAATCGGCAGTTGGTACTGGAGATCGTTCAGAACGTATTAGAACTTACAATTACCCTCAAAGCCGTGTAACAGACCATCGTATCGGACTTACACTTCAAAAACTTGGCCAAATAATGGAAGGTCATTTAGAAGAAATTATTGATGCACTGACTTTATCAGAGCAAACAGATAAATTGAAAGAACTTAACAATGGTGAATTATAA
- a CDS encoding thymidine kinase: protein MYETYHSGWIECITGSMFSGKSEELIRRLRRGIYAKQKVVVFKPAIDDRYHKEKVVSHNGNAIEAINISTAREIMMHDLSNVDVIGIDEVQFFDDEIVSIAEKLSSNGHRVIVAGLDMDFRGEPFEPMPKLMAVSEQVTKLQAVCAVCGSSSSRTQRLIDGKPAKIDDPIILVGANESYEPRCRAHHIVAPSDNNKEEL, encoded by the coding sequence ATGTATGAAACTTACCATTCCGGTTGGATAGAATGTATTACAGGTAGTATGTTTAGCGGTAAATCCGAAGAACTGATAAGACGATTAAGAAGGGGTATATACGCTAAACAAAAAGTCGTTGTATTTAAACCGGCGATTGATGATCGATATCATAAAGAAAAAGTCGTATCTCATAATGGTAATGCCATTGAAGCGATTAATATTTCTACAGCAAGAGAAATTATGATGCATGACTTATCAAATGTTGATGTTATAGGAATAGACGAAGTGCAATTTTTTGATGATGAAATTGTAAGTATTGCAGAAAAATTATCATCTAATGGACACCGTGTTATTGTTGCTGGATTGGATATGGATTTTAGGGGCGAACCGTTCGAACCAATGCCTAAATTGATGGCTGTCAGTGAACAAGTAACGAAACTTCAAGCAGTATGTGCTGTTTGTGGTTCTTCATCTAGTAGAACACAACGATTAATAGATGGTAAACCAGCTAAAATCGACGATCCGATTATTTTAGTAGGTGCCAATGAAAGTTATGAACCACGTTGTCGTGCGCACCATATCGTAGCACCAAGTGACAATAATAAGGAGGAATTATAA
- a CDS encoding type B 50S ribosomal protein L31: protein MKQGIHPEYHQVIFLDTTTNFKFLSGSTKTTSEMMEWEDGKEYPVIRLDISSDSHPFYTGRQKFAAADGRVERFNKKFGLKSNN from the coding sequence ATGAAACAAGGAATTCATCCTGAGTATCATCAAGTAATCTTTTTAGATACTACTACAAACTTCAAATTCTTAAGCGGTTCTACAAAAACAACTTCAGAAATGATGGAGTGGGAAGATGGAAAAGAATACCCAGTTATTCGTTTAGATATTTCATCTGATTCACATCCATTCTACACAGGACGTCAAAAATTCGCTGCTGCGGATGGACGTGTGGAACGTTTCAACAAAAAGTTTGGTCTTAAATCAAACAACTAA
- the rho gene encoding transcription termination factor Rho — MPERERTSPQYESFHELYKNYTTKELTQKAKTLKLTNYSKLNKKELVLAIMEAQMEKDGNYYMEGILDDIQPDGYGFLRTVNYSKGEKDIYISASQIRRFEIKRGDKVTGKVRKPKDNEKYYGLLQVDFVNDHNAEEVKKRPHFQALTPLYPDERILLETETKNYSTRIMDLVTPIGLGQRGLIVAPPKAGKTSLLKEIANAISTNKPDAKLFILLVGERPEEVTDLERSVEAAEVVHSTFDEPPEHHVKVAELLLERAKRLVEIGEDVIILMDSITRLARAYNLVIPPSGRTLSGGLDPASLHKPKAFFGAARNIEAGGSLTILATALVDTGSRMDDMIYEEFKGTGNMELHLDRKLSERRIFPAIDIGRSSTRKEELLISKSELDTLWQLRNLFTDSTDFTERFIRKLKKSKNNEDFFKQLQKSAEESTKTGRPII; from the coding sequence ATGCCTGAAAGAGAACGTACATCTCCTCAGTATGAATCATTCCACGAATTGTACAAGAACTATACTACCAAGGAACTCACTCAGAAAGCTAAAACTCTTAAGTTAACAAACTACAGTAAACTAAATAAAAAAGAACTTGTCCTAGCTATTATGGAAGCACAAATGGAAAAAGATGGTAACTATTATATGGAGGGTATTTTAGATGATATCCAACCAGACGGTTACGGCTTTTTAAGAACAGTTAACTATTCTAAAGGAGAAAAAGATATTTATATCTCTGCGAGTCAAATTCGTCGTTTTGAAATTAAACGTGGCGATAAGGTGACAGGGAAAGTTAGAAAGCCTAAAGACAATGAAAAATATTATGGCTTATTACAAGTTGATTTTGTCAATGATCACAATGCAGAAGAAGTGAAGAAGCGTCCGCATTTCCAAGCATTAACGCCATTGTATCCAGATGAACGAATTTTATTAGAGACAGAAACGAAAAATTATTCAACACGTATAATGGATTTAGTAACACCGATTGGTCTAGGTCAACGTGGTTTAATCGTAGCACCTCCTAAAGCGGGTAAAACGTCGTTATTAAAAGAAATTGCAAATGCAATTAGTACAAATAAACCAGATGCAAAATTATTTATATTACTTGTTGGTGAACGTCCTGAAGAGGTAACGGACTTAGAGCGTTCAGTAGAAGCAGCTGAAGTTGTACATTCGACATTTGATGAACCACCAGAACATCATGTTAAAGTAGCTGAATTATTACTTGAACGTGCAAAACGTTTAGTAGAAATTGGTGAAGATGTCATCATATTAATGGATTCTATAACAAGACTAGCACGTGCATATAACTTAGTTATTCCGCCAAGCGGTCGTACATTGTCAGGTGGTTTAGATCCTGCATCATTACACAAACCGAAAGCATTTTTCGGTGCAGCTAGAAATATAGAAGCGGGAGGAAGTTTAACAATTCTTGCAACTGCATTAGTTGATACGGGTTCACGTATGGACGATATGATTTATGAAGAATTTAAAGGTACAGGAAATATGGAGTTACATTTAGATCGTAAATTATCTGAACGTCGTATATTCCCGGCTATTGATATCGGTCGAAGCTCAACGCGTAAAGAAGAATTGTTAATTAGTAAATCTGAATTGGATACTTTATGGCAACTAAGAAATCTGTTCACTGATTCAACTGACTTCACTGAACGTTTTATTAGAAAGCTTAAAAAGTCGAAGAACAATGAAGACTTCTTTAAACAATTACAAAAATCTGCAGAAGAAAGTACTAAAACAGGTCGTCCGATAATTTAA
- a CDS encoding aldehyde dehydrogenase family protein, with amino-acid sequence MRDYTKQYINGEWVNSNSNETIEVINPATEEVIGKVAKGNKEDVDRAVEAADSVYLEFRHMPVKERQELLDKIVKEYENRKDDIVQAITDELGAPLSLSERVHYQMGLNHFVAARDALNTFEFEERRGDDLVVKEGIGVSGLITPWNFPTNQTSLKLAAAFAAGSPVVLKPSEETPFAAVILAEIFDKVGVPKGVFNLVNGDGAGVGNPLSEHPKVRMMSFTGSGPTGSKIMEKAATDFKKVSLELGGKSPYIVLEDVDIKEAAKATTGKVVNNTGQVCTAGTRVLVPNQIKDAFLAELKEQFSQVRVGNPREEGTQVGPIISKKQFDQVQNYINKGIEEGAELFYGGPGKPDGLEKGYFARPTIFINVDNHMTIAQEEIFGPVMSVITYNDLDEAIEIANDTKYGLAGYVIGNDKETLRKVARSIEAGTVEINEAGRKPDLPFGGYKQSGLGREWGDYGIEEFLEVKSIAGYFK; translated from the coding sequence ATGAGAGACTATACAAAGCAATATATTAATGGTGAATGGGTTAACAGTAATAGTAATGAAACGATAGAAGTTATAAATCCAGCAACTGAAGAAGTAATTGGTAAAGTTGCAAAAGGAAATAAAGAAGATGTAGATAGAGCAGTTGAGGCGGCTGACAGTGTTTATTTAGAATTCCGTCATATGCCTGTAAAAGAAAGACAAGAACTGCTAGATAAAATTGTAAAAGAATATGAAAATAGAAAAGATGACATTGTACAAGCAATTACAGATGAACTAGGTGCACCACTATCATTATCTGAACGTGTTCATTATCAAATGGGGTTAAATCATTTTGTTGCAGCAAGAGATGCTCTGAATACTTTTGAATTTGAAGAACGTCGTGGAGATGATTTAGTTGTTAAAGAAGGTATTGGTGTATCAGGTTTAATTACACCATGGAATTTCCCGACGAATCAAACGTCATTAAAGTTAGCAGCAGCATTTGCAGCGGGTAGTCCAGTGGTACTTAAACCTTCTGAAGAAACACCATTTGCAGCAGTTATTTTAGCGGAAATATTTGATAAGGTTGGTGTTCCTAAAGGGGTATTTAACCTTGTGAATGGTGATGGTGCTGGTGTAGGTAATCCATTGTCTGAACACCCGAAAGTTCGTATGATGTCATTTACTGGTTCTGGTCCAACTGGATCTAAAATTATGGAAAAGGCAGCTACTGACTTTAAAAAAGTATCACTTGAACTTGGTGGTAAGTCACCATACATCGTTTTAGAAGATGTAGATATTAAAGAAGCTGCTAAAGCAACAACAGGAAAAGTGGTTAACAATACTGGACAAGTTTGTACTGCTGGTACGCGCGTGTTAGTTCCAAATCAAATTAAAGATGCATTTTTAGCTGAGTTAAAAGAACAGTTTAGTCAAGTACGTGTTGGTAATCCGAGAGAAGAAGGAACGCAAGTCGGTCCTATAATTAGTAAAAAACAATTTGATCAAGTACAAAATTATATAAATAAAGGCATTGAAGAAGGTGCAGAATTATTCTACGGTGGCCCAGGTAAGCCTGATGGCCTTGAAAAAGGTTACTTTGCACGTCCAACAATTTTTATCAATGTTGATAATCATATGACCATTGCACAAGAAGAAATTTTTGGACCGGTGATGTCAGTCATCACATATAATGACTTAGATGAAGCAATTGAAATTGCTAACGATACTAAATATGGTTTAGCAGGTTATGTCATTGGTAATGATAAAGAAACATTGCGTAAAGTAGCGCGCTCTATTGAAGCGGGTACTGTAGAAATCAATGAAGCAGGTAGAAAACCAGATTTACCATTTGGTGGTTATAAGCAGTCTGGATTAGGTCGTGAATGGGGCGACTACGGTATTGAAGAATTTTTAGAAGTGAAATCTATTGCAGGTTACTTTAAATAA
- a CDS encoding winged helix-turn-helix transcriptional regulator translates to MEVCPYLEETFKILGRSWNGLIINYLSRCNDCSAHFSDMKRDLKTITPRALSLKLSELAQWELVEKQIISTSPVQIIYVLTEKGQALADALHPIEAWAQTYVELTDQRTAK, encoded by the coding sequence ATGGAAGTATGTCCGTATCTCGAAGAAACTTTTAAAATACTTGGTAGAAGTTGGAATGGATTAATCATTAATTATCTCTCAAGATGTAATGACTGTTCAGCACACTTTTCCGATATGAAAAGAGATTTGAAAACTATAACCCCGCGTGCATTAAGCCTTAAATTATCAGAGCTTGCACAATGGGAGTTAGTAGAAAAACAAATCATTTCTACGAGTCCAGTACAAATTATTTATGTTTTGACTGAAAAAGGTCAAGCGTTAGCAGATGCCTTACATCCAATTGAAGCATGGGCGCAAACATACGTAGAATTAACAGATCAACGTACTGCTAAATAA
- a CDS encoding UDP-N-acetylglucosamine 1-carboxyvinyltransferase yields the protein MAQEVIKIRGGRTLNGEVNISGAKNSAVAIIPATLLAQGHVKLEGLPQISDVKTLVSLLEDLNIKATLEGTELEVDTTEIKNAVLPNNKVESLRASYYMMGAMLGRFKKCVIGLPGGCPLGPRPIDQHIKGFKALGAEIDESSAISMKIEAKELKGAHIFLDMVSVGATINIMLAAVYATGQTVIENAAKEPEVVDVANFLTSMGANIKGAGTSTIKITGVEKLHGSEYQVIPDRIEAGTYMCIAAACGENIILNNIVPKHVETLTAKFSELGVNVDVQDERLRINNNAPYQFVDIKTLVYPGFATDLQQPITPLLFMANGPSFVTDTIYPERFKHVEELKRMGANIEVDEGTATIKPSTLHGAEVYASDLRAGACLIIAGLIAEGVTTIYNVKHIYRGYTDIVEHLKALGADIWTETV from the coding sequence ATGGCTCAAGAGGTAATAAAAATAAGAGGTGGACGCACGCTGAATGGGGAAGTTAATATCAGTGGTGCGAAAAACAGTGCTGTAGCTATCATTCCTGCAACATTATTAGCTCAAGGACATGTGAAACTAGAAGGATTACCACAAATCTCTGATGTTAAAACGTTAGTAAGTTTATTAGAAGATTTAAATATTAAAGCTACATTGGAAGGTACTGAGTTAGAAGTAGATACAACTGAAATAAAAAATGCTGTGCTACCTAATAATAAAGTTGAATCATTACGTGCTTCATATTATATGATGGGAGCTATGTTAGGGCGCTTTAAAAAATGTGTAATTGGGTTGCCTGGAGGGTGTCCGCTTGGGCCACGTCCAATCGATCAACATATTAAAGGATTTAAAGCTTTGGGAGCTGAAATTGACGAATCAAGCGCAATATCTATGAAAATTGAAGCTAAAGAATTGAAAGGTGCACACATCTTTTTAGACATGGTAAGTGTAGGTGCAACAATTAATATCATGTTAGCAGCAGTCTATGCAACTGGGCAAACCGTAATCGAAAATGCTGCAAAAGAGCCAGAAGTTGTCGATGTTGCTAATTTCTTAACAAGTATGGGAGCCAATATTAAAGGTGCAGGTACATCAACAATTAAGATAACTGGTGTAGAGAAATTACATGGGTCTGAGTATCAAGTGATACCTGATCGAATCGAAGCGGGTACATATATGTGTATTGCTGCGGCATGCGGTGAAAATATAATTTTAAATAATATTGTACCTAAACATGTCGAAACATTAACTGCTAAGTTTAGTGAATTAGGTGTCAATGTAGATGTACAAGATGAAAGACTTCGTATTAATAACAATGCACCTTATCAATTTGTAGATATTAAGACTTTAGTTTATCCAGGATTTGCGACAGATTTACAACAACCGATTACACCATTGCTATTTATGGCTAATGGTCCGTCATTTGTAACGGATACAATCTATCCTGAACGATTTAAACATGTAGAAGAATTAAAACGTATGGGAGCTAATATTGAAGTTGATGAAGGTACTGCAACTATCAAACCGTCAACTTTACACGGTGCTGAAGTTTATGCGAGTGACTTAAGAGCTGGTGCATGCTTAATTATTGCTGGCTTAATTGCAGAAGGTGTTACAACAATTTACAATGTAAAACATATTTATAGAGGTTATACGGATATTGTAGAACATCTAAAAGCTTTAGGCGCTGACATTTGGACAGAAACTGTATAG
- the fdaB gene encoding class IIb fructose-bisphosphate aldolase FdaB produces MPLVSMKEMLIDAKENGYAVGQYNINNLEFTQAILEASQEENAPVILGVSEGAARYMSGFYTIVKMVEGLMHDLNITIPVAIHLDHGSSFEKCKEAIDAGFTSVMIDASHSPFEENVATTKKVVEYAHEKGVSVEAELGTVGGQEDDVVADGIIYADPKECQELVEKTGIDALAPALGSVHGPYKGEPKLGFKEMEEIGLSTGLPLVLHGGTGIPTKDIQKAIPFGTAKINVNTENQIASAKAVRDVLNNDKEVYDPRKYLGPAREAIKETVKGKIKEFGTSNRAK; encoded by the coding sequence ATGCCTTTAGTTTCAATGAAAGAAATGTTAATTGATGCAAAAGAAAATGGTTATGCGGTAGGTCAATACAATATTAATAACCTAGAATTTACTCAAGCAATTTTAGAAGCTTCACAAGAAGAAAATGCACCTGTAATTTTAGGTGTTTCTGAAGGTGCTGCTCGTTATATGAGCGGTTTCTACACAATTGTTAAAATGGTTGAAGGTTTAATGCATGACTTAAACATCACTATTCCTGTAGCTATTCATTTAGACCACGGTTCAAGCTTTGAAAAATGTAAAGAAGCTATCGATGCTGGTTTCACATCAGTAATGATCGATGCTTCACATAGCCCATTTGAAGAAAACGTAGCAACTACTAAAAAAGTTGTTGAATACGCACACGAAAAAGGTGTTTCTGTAGAAGCTGAATTAGGTACTGTAGGCGGACAAGAAGACGATGTTGTAGCAGATGGCATCATTTATGCTGACCCTAAAGAATGTCAAGAACTAGTTGAAAAAACTGGTATCGATGCATTAGCACCTGCACTTGGTTCTGTACATGGACCATACAAAGGTGAACCTAAATTAGGTTTCAAAGAAATGGAAGAAATTGGTTTATCAACTGGTTTACCATTAGTATTACATGGTGGTACTGGTATCCCAACAAAAGATATTCAAAAAGCTATTCCATTTGGTACAGCTAAAATTAACGTAAATACTGAAAACCAAATCGCTTCAGCTAAAGCAGTTCGTGACGTTTTAAATAACGACAAAGAAGTTTACGATCCTCGTAAATACTTAGGACCAGCTCGCGAAGCTATCAAAGAAACAGTTAAAGGTAAAATCAAAGAGTTCGGTACTTCTAACCGTGCTAAATAA
- a CDS encoding DUF2529 domain-containing protein: MSKILNTQLIGIFNRLEKQSLEIQMGAQCLVQAIGGEGYVYVKGYDDLQFFENFVLYSDERLKSSRKLESLNSFKDIDSTDRVFLFAPFYSEQVANDIQKLIDLDIDIVLISNKPKTDDFPDYLVHFIDLSTPRPIVYTEDYDKIVQPHAMAFNYVYYDIYTQMIEMTRDLEL; the protein is encoded by the coding sequence ATGTCAAAAATCTTAAACACACAATTAATAGGAATCTTTAATAGATTAGAAAAACAATCTTTAGAAATTCAAATGGGAGCACAATGCTTAGTACAAGCAATTGGCGGTGAAGGTTATGTCTATGTAAAAGGATATGATGACTTACAATTTTTCGAAAACTTTGTTCTATATAGTGACGAAAGATTAAAGTCTAGCCGTAAACTTGAGTCACTTAATAGCTTCAAGGACATTGATTCAACTGATCGTGTATTTTTATTTGCACCATTCTATTCGGAACAAGTTGCAAATGATATTCAAAAACTTATCGATTTAGATATTGATATTGTCTTAATTAGCAACAAACCTAAAACAGATGACTTTCCTGATTATCTCGTTCATTTTATTGATTTATCTACACCAAGGCCAATTGTCTACACTGAAGATTACGATAAAATTGTGCAACCTCATGCAATGGCGTTTAATTACGTATATTATGATATTTATACACAAATGATTGAAATGACGAGAGATTTAGAATTATAA